The Drosophila mauritiana strain mau12 chromosome 2R, ASM438214v1, whole genome shotgun sequence genome has a segment encoding these proteins:
- the LOC117138142 gene encoding adenosine deaminase 2: protein MTVLLSHRVLLAGRARRATPTAVQWMHHNPEQMTLLEMLGTTNLRKSTPKDYRILREIFNSFERYSGVGNDIQLTLPERAANELIMCEKKREYEKGILDPSKFAPGHHIFQVLTKVKKSLLFQTLRRMPKGAALKAHDTSMCSSRVVIDMTYRDNLWVCTTKNGCRVVEFRFAKDKPKDVRHENGEWQPMEKLREFRGEENLRKYLQMRFSMYPLASFTTNAHAWRHMMGIFDLLDGLLQYAPVWGDYYYNALKEFYADGVQYLEVRSVLPNLYCLDGSRMPKRETVQIYKDTLERFKKEHPGFIDSKLIYAPIRHVQPEVVGEYIKECTELNKEFPSFVVGFDLVGQEDVGHPLSNFAAELLKLPDHIHFYFHAGQTNWYGSHVDQNLLDAIVLGTKRIGHGYTITKHPVLMRLAKYLNIALEVCPVSNQVLQLGSDYRSHPAATLIAENVPMVIASGSPGFWRAAPLSHDFYMAFLGIAPMNADLKFLKRTAKNSIKYSSLKDEAKAEAMEKWKRQWDKWVENIVRQRKKDSETEKK, encoded by the exons ATGACGGTCCTGTTGAGCCACAGGGTGCTCCTCGCTGGACGCGCGAGgcgtgccacgcccaccgccgtCCAGTGGATGCACCACAACCCAGAACAGATGACGCTGCTCGAGATGCTGGGCACCACCAATCTACGCAAGAGCACCCCCAAGGACTACCGAATCCTGCGCGAGATCTTCAACTCCTTCGAACGATACTCCGGAGTGGGCAACGACATTCAATTGACCTTGCCAGAGCGCGCTGCCAACGAGCTGATCATGTGCGAAAAGAAGCGGGAGTACGAGAAGGGCATCTTGGATCCCTCGAAGTTCGCGCCGGGACACCACATCTTCCAGGTGCTCACCAAGGTGAAGAAGTCGTTGCTCTTCCAGACCCTGCGACGGATGCCCAAGGGTGCAGCCCTCAAGGCGCACGACACCTCCATGTGCAGTTCGAGGGTGGTGATCGATATGACCTATCGGGATAACCTCTGGGTGTGTACCACCAAAAACGGCTGCCGAGTGGTGGAGTTCCGATTCGCGAAGGATAAGCCCAAGGACGTCAGGCACGAGAATGGCGAGTGGCAGCCCATGGAAAAGCTCAGGGAATTCCGCGGCGAGGAGAATCTCAGAAAGTATTTGCAAATGCGATTCAGCATGTACCCTTTGGCCAGCTTTACGACCAATGCCCACGCCTGGCGCCACATGATGGGCATCTTTGACCTGCTGGACGGTCTACTACAGTACGCCCCCGTTTGGGGCGACTACTACTACAATGCGCTTAAGGAGTTCTACGCCGACGGAGTGCAATATTTGGAGGTGAGATCTGTGCTTCCGAACCTCTACTGCCTGGATGGTAGCCGGATGCCCAAGCGGGAAACTGTGCAAATCTATAAGGACACACTGGAGCGATTCAAGAAGGAGCATCCTGGATTCATCGATTCCAAACTGATATACGCCCCCATTCGGCATGTGCAACCAGAAGTAGTAGGGGAATACATTAAGGAGTGCACAGAACTGAAT AAAGAATTTCCCAGCTTCGTGGTTGGCTTCGATTTGGTTGGTCAGGAGGACGTGGGCCATCCGCTGAGCAATTTCGCAGCGGAGCTGCTCAAGCTGCCCGACCACATCCACTTTTATTTCCACGCCGGCCAGACCAACTGGTATGGATCACATGTGGACCAGAATCTGTTGGACGCCATTGTGCTGGGCACGAAGAGAATCGGTCATGGCTACACGATCACCAAGCACCCGGTGCTCATGCGGCTGGCGAAGTACCTGAACATCGCGTTGGAGGTGTGTCCGGTATCCAACCAGGTGCTCCAACTGGGATCCGACTACCGCAGTCATCCGGCTGCCACGCTGATCGCCGAGAATGTGCCTATGGTGATCGCCTCCGGCAGTCCGGGCTTCTGGCGAGCTGCTCCTCTGTCCCATGACTTCTACATGGCCTTTCTGGGCATTGCACCCATGAATGCCGATCTGAAGTTCCTGAAGCGAACCGCCAAGAACTCCATTAAGTACAGCTCGCTGAAGGACGAGGCCAAGGCCGAGGCCATGGAAAAGTGGAAGAGGCAATGGGATAAGTGGGTCGAGAATATAGTCAGGCAAAGGAAAAAGGATTCGGAgactgaaaagaaataa
- the LOC117138126 gene encoding uncharacterized protein LOC117138126, which produces MGVLQTVHRSLLLQHSLGSLTIKRTYDTVKTMNLRRRRLEHMKELKRLDEMCYKAASRNDKKCHPPVLPLPKMECIDDPCAESEMPLDLDHYTPSDKAARKYQRTWCECYMIPKAAVKARKCYPNRPRRKFECPRVSDVECRWDPMPCDDVKKKPEILIEVPRIGKWPCCKIPTPGCRDGRIPPSCDAGRIPTCCKKRRTKYPSFSECKKELLEAIPPCECEKKVNLCDVYAYFRHKKN; this is translated from the coding sequence ATGGGGGTGTTGCAGACCGTCCACCGATCGCTCTTGTTGCAGCACAGCTTGGGATCGCTGACGATCAAGCGCACGTACGACACAGTGAAGACGATGAATCTGCGGCGCAGGCGTTTGGAGCATATGAAGGAACTCAAGAGGCTAGACGAAATGTGCTACAAGGCGGCCAGTCGCAACGATAAGAAGTGCCACCCGCCGGTGCTACCGTTGCCCAAGATGGAGTGCATAGACGACCCATGTGCGGAATCGGAGATGCCATTGGATCTGGACCACTATACTCCGAGCGACAAGGCCGCGCGCAAGTATCAACGCACCTGGTGCGAGTGCTATATGATACCCAAGGCGGCTGTCAAGGCCAGGAAGTGCTATCCGAATAGACCGCGGCGTAAGTTCGAGTGTCCGAGGGTATCCGATGTCGAGTGCCGCTGGGATCCCATGCCCTGTGATGACGTGAAGAAAAAGCCCGAGATACTGATTGAAGTGCCGCGTATCGGGAAGTGGCCCTGCTGCAAGATCCCCACGCCAGGTTGCCGCGATGGCCGGATACCGCCCTCCTGCGACGCCGGTCGAATTCCCACCTGCTGCAAGAAGCGCCGCACCAAGTATCCCAGCTTCTCGGAGTGCAAGAAGGAACTGCTCGAGGCCATCCCACCATGCGAGTGCGAGAAGAAGGTTAACTTGTGCGACGTGTATGCATATTTCCGCCATAAGAAAAACTAA
- the LOC117138090 gene encoding uncharacterized protein LOC117138090, giving the protein MFLAKSSILRPQLLNEVKGLVKSQFLALSQVDRRFAHSDDRCANKKSRKCEQSPPKGAGLPARDRRHSHTDGASEKCAEKNKAKRKCDKYEPQNAKKPECKPPIVQVPKYYKQLKPCKTDKELSELHPKYLGVWGRCDIPYKPEPYCQDPCDLVVRLDDKYYKPSKSLDREFDQYWVECFFRKQKRCCRKVAPERTYRVISKKCAATPKKSPCLTVNPMPCLQEAKSSICPKVKLCECPTAAAINNCKLVRRHTRCRRRACQYPSFSECQHEELNKGRPIECRCLEVPPTCLVYRHALLNRRLPCEPLKPRGKSC; this is encoded by the coding sequence ATGTTTCTGGCCAAAAGTTCCATACTTCGCCCGCAGCTTCTCAATGAGGTGAAGGGACTGGTGAAATCACAGTTTCTGGCTTTGTCACAGGTCGACCGACGCTTTGCCCACTCGGACGATAGGTGCGCCAATAAGAAATCCAGGAAGTGCGAGCAGAGCCCACCCAAGGGTGCAGGTTTGCCCGCCCGGGATCGAAGACATTCTCACACGGATGGCGCCAGTGAAAAGTGCGCGGAGAAGAATAAAGCAAAGCGGAAGTGCGATAAGTATGAGCCCCAGAATGCCAAAAAGCCGGAATGCAAACCGCCCATTGTCCAAGTTCCCAAATACTACAAGCAGCTGAAACCGTGCAAGACCGACAAGGAGCTCTCCGAGCTGCATCCCAAGTATCTGGGTGTGTGGGGTCGTTGCGACATACCCTACAAGCCGGAGCCCTATTGCCAAGATCCCTGTGATTTGGTCGTGCGTTTGGATGACAAGTACTACAAGCCCAGCAAATCTCTGGACCGCGAGTTCGACCAGTACTGGGTGGAGTGCTTCTTCCGGAAGCAGAAGCGATGCTGCCGCAAGGTTGCTCCTGAGCGCACATACCGCGTGATAAGCAAAAAGTGCGCTGCCACTCCGAAGAAGTCGCCTTGCCTCACCGTCAATCCCATGCCCTGCCTACAAGAGGCCAAATCTAGCATCTGTCCAAAGGTCAAGCTCTGCGAGTGTCCGACGGCAGCAGCCATTAACAATTGTAAATTGGTGCGAAGACACACAAGATGCCGGCGTCGCGCATGCCAGTATCCCAGCTTCTCCGAGTGTCAGCACGAGGAGCTCAACAAGGGCAGACCGATCGAGTGCCGCTGCCTGGAGGTTCCGCCCACTTGCCTCGTCTATCGGCACGCTCTCCTCAACCGCCGACTTCCCTGTGAGCCTCTGAAGCCGCGCGGAAAATCGTGTTAA